aTACCTTAATTAAGTAACTAGAATGGTCTTATTTGTTAATAACTCATCTGTCCTGCTTCCTCCTTACACTGTAAACCCTGTGAAGCAGAACTGGGACTGTGGACCCTTGTTTCCCTTTCTTAAGAGCTTTCCTTTACCTGCATTTTTTGACTTTTCAAAGCCTTTGCACGTGAATTACTTCTCTGGATACTTACAACAATCCTTTCATGTTATATATAGATCAGGAAATTGAACTACAATGACATTGAGTGAACTGGGAGCAGAGCTGGATTAGAAGCATGTCTCTCTCAGTCCCAGTTTCCCCAGTAGACTGGCTGCTCCTAGCAAGGCCTTGCCTCTCCTCCAGAGCTCAGATCCTGCCTGATGGCTGACAGCTTTCTGTGCCAGGCCTGCTGTCTCTGCCCTGGTTAACTACCTCTGCGCATAGCCTCTCCCACCTTTCCATGTCATCTAATGACTTTTCCTTCCAGAAATCTTCCCATGATTGACCGGAAGAAGCTGAAGCCTCCTCTGCCTCGACTTCTCTGTACCTGCAGCCACCCCTGGCTCATTCACTCCAACCCACTGTCTATGAAGGTAGCGTGATGGTGTAATGACCAGCAAAGCAGAAGCCAGGATACCTGCGTTCTGGCCCCAGATAACTAGTTACTAACtagtcatgtgatttttttttttttttttttaatatatatttacttggctgtgccgggtctcacttgcagcacacgggatctttgttgtcgCGCGTGCGGGATCTTCTTTGCGGCATGCGgcatcttttagttgcagcatgcaggctcttagttgtgccATGCCCGATCtatgttccctgaccaggaattgaacctggccccctgcaatgggagcgcggagtcttaaccgctggaccaccagggaagtccctggtcatgtgatcttgaacaaggtctttaatttctttgggcctcagtttccttatgtataaaatgagaGGCTGGTAACAAAATACTCTCTGAGGTAAGgtgtctatctttttttttttttttttttttggttataagAATCTGAGAATCTCTGACTTGACTATTCCATGGCTTGTTCCTAGCTTGTTTTCATGAACCAGTTATTTTATCTCTGGTTCCTGGTCTTTGGCTCTGAACACCTAGGACCACAGAAAAAGTGCCCCAGAAGCTCAGCTACATAATCAGGATCCATGTGGTGGATGGTGCCAATGTAGGCGACTTACTTCTGGTCCTGCCCCAACCTGTGATGTAGCAGGGGCTGTTGTTAGCCAGGATGGTTCCCTCCTTTGGCAGAACACCCAGCTGGACATAGCCGTTGAGGGTAACGTTCCGGGCCAGGCGCAGCAGGGCGATGTCATAGCTGCGGGAGGAAAGGAGACCGCTCTCTTGCAGGACCAGGCCTTCCTTTAAGTCAGCATAGGGACAAGCCCTCCCTAAGCCTGTTGTGACCATGGAATTGGAAACCAATGACTCCGAAGAAGGAGGGGACTGACTCGCCAAGACTCAAATTTGAGGAACTACGCATTTGGATTGTAGGATATTCTACGTTTAACAGCAGCCCCTGCTGGTGAGTTCTCAGCATTGTCGCCTAGCTCTGGTCTGCAACCCAGGGGGAGTGGAGCTCGCTTCTTTCAGTTGTGAATGGGGACTCAGAAAGGAGCACAGTGCTTTGATCTTCGTAGCAGAGAAGAGTTCTCAAAGGAGAAAGATGTCAAATGCTCTGCAGAAATATCCGAATTACTTGAACCCACGCTATAGAATTGGCTACCATCTTAACTACTTCCTTTCCAAAAGTTTACAGCTCAGTCTTGCAGGAGTTTTCTCATTGTGAGattcattttaagaaatctaCTTTTGCTGATGGAGTCTATTCCATAAAATGAATAATGACTAACAATAACAACGGGAACATTAAACTCTGCAGAGAAGGAGATTCAGGGGATCCAATCGTGCAAACCAGCGTAGATCAAACAAATCCCCAAAGATCTTCATACATTCTCAAGTCCTCCAACATCTTAATTCTCAAAATCCTCCTGGATGAATGTGAAGGAAGCCAAGACCCCGTGGCTGGCCAGTCAGccctccacctcccagccccaggccagccccGCCTTGCCCCTACCCTGCAGCCACATTATTGCTGTTCCAGTAGGGATGCACCACGATCCTCTGCACTCTCATGTACTGCTCGGTGCCATCGTTCTGGCTCAGGTTGTGGTCTCCAACCACCACACGGAAGCTCATTcggctggagggagagagggaagcccTGAGTGATCCTTCTTTTCCCCCTCTTAGAGAAAAGTTGGGAAGCCATCTTACATCTTATCTTTAGGACAGGAACCCATCTTATCTGGCCCAGGCAGTGGAAGGATGGAAGACCCAGGAAGATAAGGAAGTAACCAACCCTCTCATCCCCAATTTGCTAACCTGTGGAAGTGACAAAAACTACCATCAACTTCATTTTCCCAATTTACTAAGCTAAACATCAGAGGCTGAATATCTCATAACTTGGGAGAGGTGTGGTGagcataaatgaaataatggctCTCAGCCCATAGAGGGATTTCGAGGGACATATAAACTTCTAGACCAGTAGCAGtagtccttttgtttttaaaattgtttggccacaccacatggcatgcgggatctgtcatacagagtgaagtaagtcagaaagagaaaaacaaatacagtatgctaacacatatatatggaatctaaggggaaaaaaaaaaaaaaaaggtcatgaagaacctagtggcaagacgggaataaagacagagacctactagagaatggacttgaggatatggggagggggaagggtaagatgtgacaaacagagagagtggcatggacatatatacactaccaaacgtaaaatagatagctagtgggaagcaaccgcatagcacagggagatcagctccgtgctttgtgaccacctagaggtgtgggatagggagggcgggagcgagggagatgcaagaaggaagagatatgggaacatatgtatatgtataactgattcactttgttataaagcagaaactaacacaccattgtaaagcaattatactccaataaagatttaaaaaaaaaaaaagaaaaaaatatttttggccacaccacatggcatgcgggatcttattccccgctgaccagggattgaacccatgccccctgcattggaagcgtggagccttaaccactggaagTCCTAGACCAGTAGTTCTTAAAGcatggtccctggaccagcagcatcaatataacctggaaacttgttagaaatgcagattatcaGGCCTCAACCTGGACCTTCCTGTCAGAAACTCTAttgggtggggcccagcaatctgtgccttgcaggtgattctgatacatgctcAAATTTAAGAACCATTGCTcactataaatatgaaaaaatggttACCAGTCAGGCGTTGACTAGGCACTTAAATATTTACctacttaattctcacaataattctACCAAATAGGTAGAGATAAGAGAGTGAGAGCTTAGAGAGCTAAGTAAGCCATCCAAGTTCACAGAGCTAGAAGAAGCTGGGACAGGAGGTGAACCTGAGTTTGCCTGACATCTTAGTTTGTACTTTCCATTATATCCTACTACCTCCCCGCAGGCCCCCAAACACCTCCTTAAAGTCTTGCCCTGAGTGGTCAAAGATACATATGCCTCCAGAAGGACCAGACTCTTCCTCTCCCAGGGGCTCAGAAAAGctggtctttgtttttctcacttGTCCACACAGTGAGCAGCTGTCATCACCCAGTTCCGTCTGATGAGGGTCCCTCCACAGGTGTGAAACCAGGAACCTCCAGACTGGTACTGGAGGGAAATCTagatggggagagaagaaaagagggataGGTTGGTGTTTCTTGAAAGGCATTGACCCAAGCCACGTGTTACCTCCTTAAACTCCTGCCATACCTCAAAACAGCCTCCAACTTTCTGGGCTAGAGATGGCGAATTGTTTTCATTTGACCTGTTGCTATTGATTGGTTGGTAGTGGCTACCTGGAGTAGTGGTGAGAAGGGGCGTGTAGATGCCCCTGGGACCAGCAGAAAAGAGTGCTCCGTCGTTTGGTGACGTTTGCTGTGTACATGGAAGGGGGAgcaaagacatacacacacagtgcATTCAGCCTCCTTACCCTATATTATTGCAAAGGGCCAGGAACCCAGGTCCTTCTACCTCCGTTCCCTCTTGGGAAGGAAATGTAGCCATGGAATTGCTCCATCACCTAAGCCACAAACTTAGGTCCCCAGAACTCCCCTCCGAAGTTTTTAAGATACACCCTGTCTCCTCACCCCAGCAGGTACTTAGAAACACCACTGGAGTATTCATTTTTATCAGTTCACGCCTCCTCCTTCATTGCCTCATATCGCACAATAGCTCTACCCCTGAAAATTGGGGCACAAACTTTTGTAAATTGAATTTAATTCTAATCGCAGTGATTCCTCCCAAAGTATGGCTATTCACCAGTTAATCTGCCAGTTTTACACTTTTAGAATTGCTTAAATCACAGCCTAGCTGCCCTATTTTGAAAGTGGAAACTCTTTAAATAGCCAAATGAGCAACGTGCTCCATTTGGGGGCAGaggtgtgtttgcatgtgtgacACGCACTGCGTGGagtgcggtgtgtgtgtgtgtgtgtgtgtgtgtgtgtgtgtgtgtgtgtgtgtgtgaaggtgtGTAGAGTCTGAGGTGTGGGTCTGGCACACAGTCTTGCTAGTGTGGCACAAGTGGTATTGCTGGGAGTGTAAATGTGGTTTGTGTTTGGGTGTGTGCCTGGGAGAGTGAGTGTGATTGGTGTTTAAATCCTTTCCTCCAAGCCTTTTGCATTTAGAAAAAAACTCCTGAGCCTGGTCCCATTCATCTTTTAAAGCTAGAATCCAGGCGGTTGGAGAGCTTCCTGTTGATAAggatatacacaaacatacataatATTGCATATCAGGACACGGGCAACTCTTATTTCGTCGGCAGTCTGGGGCTGTGAAGGAACACCCACCTGAGAGGGCCAAGAATTCCTCCGGGCCTGAGTCCCTCCAACTACCCGGGCGTTGGTTTCTGGAAAGTCCTGGGCACTATGTCCTTTGTGGGGCAGAAGAAAAGTGAGTGATGACTAAGCGTGGGGTCAGCTCAGGGTGGGAGGGCGGGTGGCAGTTTTGCTTTGTCTGCAAACTCACAGTTCCTCCCTAGCAAATGAGGGGCCCAGCTGTGAGTTCTCTGAGCCCCTTTTGAAAGCAGATAAGTCTAAGTGCCTTCTGCTTTTCTGCTTCCCCTACGTGTCCCCAGAACTTTGGCATGCTATGAAGGACCCATCTCACATTGCCGCGCCAGGCCCCAGAGGCTCCTCATGGCCTCAGCCTTGCTTAGGGTCACCCCTTGGCCTGAGGTGACTCCCCactccctaccccccacccctgaccccaccctcaccctcccaCACACAGTGCTTTGGCGGGATTCTCCAGGGGGCAGAGACAGCAGTGCACATGCCACCAGGTGCCCGCTGAGGATGTCTTCCTGTCGGTGGGGTTGGTGGGGGAGCCCAGGGCTCTGGAAGAGGCTTCTCTCTGCTTCATGGCCCAGGGACCTTTCAACCAGAGGCCCCCGACCTTTTCTGTCATGGGCTCCAGGAGAATAAAGTTTTTGCTAGACTCACAGGCAGAGTCTCCTTCCCATCCTGGGATAGAGAGCAGACCTGGGCTTAAGGAAAGCTTTCCAACCCTCCTGCtcaatctccctccctccagaacTCCAGCCAGATGACCCACTTACCATAAAGGACCAGCGTGGTGAACACCAGCAAGCGCAGCATGTTGCCAGCAAGTAGACCACTGCCCCCTTGCCACGAACCAAGCCCTCTTTATGCTCCTCTTATCAGCAGCTTTGCTGACCTTCCTGTCAACTGGCAGGGCTGCCAGCGGAAGGCAGGGAAAATCACAGGtgatatggaaacacaaatgaaaagattTCTTTTCACGTAAAAGAATTTATCTATGAACAAAGACAGAACAAGGTCAGGGCTGAATTAATCATTTCTTTCAGTTGAAAAGCATCCAACAAAGTCTTTTTCAGAAATAAGATGGaatagcacagcgagatcagctcggtgctttgtgaccacctagaggggtgcgatagggagggtgggagggagggagatgcaagagggaagagatatgggaacatatgtatatgtataactgattcactttgttataaagcagaaactaacacaccattgtaaagcaattatactccaataaagatgttaaaaaaattttttaaaaaaaagaagtaagatgGAGAACCAGGACTGGCATTTCCCTTGGGATGCTCCGCTTGCTCGTAGCCTGCCACCGTCTCACTGCCCTCGGGGGGCACTGTAAGTGCAGAGACCTACCCTGTGCACCAGGGGGTGGAGGCatggggggctggaggagggatgTGTGCAAGGAGagcaagaagaaggaagagacagCAAAGAGGGAAATGGCACGTGCCCCCAGGACGCAGACACTGGTGTAAATGCAAGGAGACAAAAGCAGAGTAGATGCAGTGGAGAGAATTCTGATGGAAGAGGGTACTAGTGAAACCGTGCACcgcagattgggacttgaacccacgcggctgggactcgaacctggccaaaacccacagtctgccaactgagatcacacacctggtttcaggacttaatgaagctcaggttcttgatgtctcatcgcagaaagaattcagtgagagacagtGATAGgcaagaagtggatttatttagggagaaacacactccacagacagagcgtgggccatctcagaaggcgagaaagGCACCAgagtatggggttgtcagtttttatagggatgggtaatttcataggctactgagtgggaggagtattccagctattttaggaaagggaagggatttccaggaattgggccactacCCACTGTTTGATCCTTATTGtcggtcttggaactgtcatggcacctgtgggtgtgtcatttagcttgatgtgttacaatgagcgtatcctgaggctcagggtctagtggaagtcgacttgtctgccgtcttggacccatttggttctaataaGTTTATGTCGTGTCCTCGGGCTacgtcattctttcaaaggttgtgccctgcccccttccctcctgtttcactagGAAACAGGTTTGGGGAGACTCATCTGGCGAGCAGATAAAAGAGAGCTCCCAGAGAAGGAGAGTGTCCGTGAGAAGCGGGAGCCCTCAGGATAGGGAGCTAGTCTGCGTGCTATGAGGGTGGAGGGCAGGAGAGCAGGAGTTGCAGGGCAGGAGTGTCCTGCAGGAGACGAGAGGCTCTGGCCGTTGGAGTCAGGAGATGGGGACGGAGGGAGGTGCCCGCGTGCCTTGCGGTGGGCAGAGAACTTTGGGTTGGGAGGTCCCAGAGCGAGGACTGTGGGTGGAGCTGCGACTTAGGCTGAGAGAAGCCAGGAAGCCCCGGGGGAGGCAGGAACTTCTGTCAGTCCCCCTGGGGGCTTTTGTTGCCTAGACACTCCAGAATTCAAGTTTCATGCCTGCAGGTGTGGGAGAGGCCTGGAAAAGGCTGAGGAAGGAGTTCTGTACAGACACTTTTTGAGGTCCTTGagctgtgggggtggggtgg
The genomic region above belongs to Balaenoptera musculus isolate JJ_BM4_2016_0621 chromosome 10, mBalMus1.pri.v3, whole genome shotgun sequence and contains:
- the CELA1 gene encoding chymotrypsin-like elastase family member 1, whose translation is MLRLLVFTTLVLYGHSAQDFPETNARVVGGTQARRNSWPSQISLQYQSGGSWFHTCGGTLIRRNWVMTAAHCVDNRMSFRVVVGDHNLSQNDGTEQYMRVQRIVVHPYWNSNNVAAGYDIALLRLARNVTLNGYVQLGVLPKEGTILANNSPCYITGWGRTRTNGQLAQTLQQAYLPTVDYATCSRSSYWGSTVKKTMVCAGGDGVRSGCQGDSGGPLHCLVNGQYTVHGVTSFVSSLGCNVSRKPTVFTRVSAYISWINNVTANK